A window of Nicotiana sylvestris chromosome 8, ASM39365v2, whole genome shotgun sequence genomic DNA:
TCTAAGTATCATAGAAAGTCACTAAACTATTTGTTGTAGCCAAAATATCATTCAGTTTGCCTAAGCATCATAGAAAATcactaaataatattttttaaccAAAAGGCTATAATAGAAAATGTCACATTAGTATCCTCCTAGTGACTTTATGTGATATCTAGGAAGAGTTAAGTGATTTTTGGTTACAGAAAATAGTACATTTACGTTTATCATATTTAGGTAAAGTTGAATGATCATTtagtataaaaaataataactttGAGTAATGACGTAAAAATTGAGTGATCACTCATAGTAAACCGATAGAATATTATAAACAAACCATCTAAAAGGAATCCGAGCATATGAATCATTGCTTAGAACACATAATAATGTTAAGAGATACTTCAATATAACCATCAAGTATGGTTACAaatctttatttcataaatcACTTAATACCAGGAAGCATACAAAATGTAAATTCAAAAGCGTGAAAAGACACACAGTACATTATATGCAATATCAATCATGGTACACAGAAGCATTTGGCCTAGGCTTAAAATCTTTGGTAAAGGGCTTTTCTTGTTTAAGACCAGCATCATCATCATGATAACCAGTTATAGTAGGCCTTGGCTCAAAATCTTTCGTAAATAATAATTTCTCAGCTTCTTTCAGCTTGGCGTCGTCGTGGTAGCCAGACATATTAGGCCTTGGTTCAAAGGTTTCACCTCCAATAGAAGAAGATGTGTAACAGTCAGTTTTTTCTTTGGAGAGAGGAACAGAATGCCGAAGCATAAGATGTTTGATTGCTTCAGGCATTAGCTCATCTTTCATCACAACTCTCCAGTATTCTCCAGGGTCTTTTCTTGCATTAGTGCTGCTTGTGTACTGCTCGGGAAAGAGAGAccaaaaaaagacttttgaataTATGCTATATGAACATCTTTACGTTCGAGTACATAATTTATATAAACTGATATGCGCAGATATTTGGTACATCCGGGGGAAAATGTAGGCTTTAACATATGGGTCCGTGATAATCAAGTAATATTTTCCATGAAATTCTATTTATGTATCCGAAAAATTCACTAAGTATATACAAAAAAATTAAGACCTCAGTTATTAAAGCTAAAGATCATTCTAAAATAAAGAATCCACATAATTCTAATGTTAGATCCACTTTTGTAGGTACCAGTCATGTAAATATTTAGTATTGGCAAATAGAGTTCTATGTAAAATTCTATTGCATTTTGAAGAGTTATTTGCCAAAAAAAAAGTATTCTTATTTACACATGTTCGATAGGGATACACCAAGAAAAATGAATAATCCGGTTAAATAGGCTAAACCACTCACTAGCTAGATGTGCTTAAACGGCTAGGTTTATGGAAAAATCATATGTTAGTTATGCTCAAGAAGCAAGCATTCTTTTTGGACAGTCGAGAATATATTATTCCATATGTTTCAGTTTTACATGAACTTATCTCCTCTTGATTCAGTATGAACCCACTTCTAATAAAGAAACTCTTTTAGTTTTAGGATTTCAATATTACGTTTAATAAAATGTTTTCATAACTACACAAATGGTATCACATATTTAAGACTACATATTTCTATaattttatagccacacaaatattatggtaTGTTTAAGATCATAACTTTCAAAAGATTTTATCTTATTGAAAACCTCTGTGCCCAGTCAAATACGTTCATATAAATTAAAAGAGATGGAGCATAAGTTAAATAATTCAATTGTTAATATTTGATATGTAAAGACATTGCAATTTGAAAGGCAAGACAGTTGAAAGAGAAGCGCATGATAGTGCACCAAGAAAGTAGTAATTAATAATAACCCACCATAAATGAGGTATATAATTAATCATCTTTAAAAGCATACCAGAGCAAATGAAAAGAGCTGGATAACAGCAATATGTAATTTCATGGTCACTTCACTAGGAATATGTACGACCCAGAAGTTGTTGTTATTGATCTTTGCTTGAAGCATATTATGAGCTTATATAGGCAGGTTAAGTTATTATAAAATCATATTGCATGTAAAAAGTTATTGTCAAGCATGTTCAACATGATTCACACACTCCTGTAGGACCGATGAGAGACGcacaataatcataaataaataggAGGAGGCCCCTATTAGCTTCTTTGATACATATATTATTGCCGACCAAATCTTTTAAGTAGGCTCCATTTGCTCATAAATAATAGTGCAACCTATTCACgttttaatatttgcaaatatCTAGAAATTAGTATATATGATATTGCTTTTCAGTATCTTAGATAGTCgtgaaatattaaaaaaaaaattgttcgaTTGATGCTAGATCATTTCTAAGATAGCCATACGAGTTCTGTTTCTATTTTTTTCCCTAACTTTTGCAGTATAAAATGATTTGCTTCAAATAAAAGAACAACTAGAGATGATTTAAACAACATCAATTTGCTATAGATTAAAAGCAATTATGCTGTAATTTAGGCACATTAATAGAGGATGCCATTCTCGAAAAATCTCATAAATCTTTTATTCACAAATATATCAAGACTTCAAATATTGCCTTTCTCAAAGCTGAAGTAATTAAGAGacaatctttctcaaaatcaACTCAAAATGCGGTTAGACATTTTTttacaatcaaataattaaagaaaatctACATTTGGCCCGACTGTAGCCTTCGATTAAGGAAACAAGAAGGAGATATCAAGAGAAGCCGTTCTTCATGATCGATCCGAAGTATTGCCCGATTTTCTTGGAGATCAAATATATTATAACGAGGTCCGCATTATCATACATTCGATAAATATGTTGTTTAAGTCTTTAATGACGGAAAACAATTCAGTGAGAAGAATCAAGGGAACAAACAGAATTATACTCACAATTGATTAAAAATTACCTCTTTTGCCTTATGTTGCCCATGAATCAAATAACAGTTCACCAGATCTTTAGCTTCATTTTCAAGCCTGAAACAATAACCTTTTGCGTTGTGGATGGTGAAAGAAACTCTTTCGTAACTTAATCAATCAAGCAAaagtttgaaaattatttttgaagTGCAAAAGGTACcaattaattattttaaatactAGTTAATTTACCCGCTCTTCGCACAATCAAATAACTCATTTTATAAGTTTAGTTGATATAAAAAATATCTAGGTTTATATTATCAAAATGAATTAAGTACACGAACAAAAAAATTAAGCAGATGTTGACATATTTTCTTGTTGTACCATATGGCTCTTGTGACTTGTgagaaagtaatttttttttggtCATAGGGAAGTACttatattaataaaaataaagagtGAGCATCAGTATAGGGAGCAGGATGCGCTATAGGCATCGAAGTAACTAAACTAGTCCTATTAGAGTTTACTACATGCACACCGACATGGGGCGCATTACAAACCAAAACATCATTACTacacactactagaaatccgaaaaagcgaccacaaaaaaCGACCAAACTTGGTCGCTTACAggtcaaaaagcgaccaaaaagcgttCAAACTGGCTTGGTTGCTATTTTGCTGGTCCCTTTACACTAGAGACCAAAGTTgatcgctaattagcgaccaactttggtctctaaggtaaaaggaccaaatattccgggtaaacaatataccaaccaactttggtcgctttaatattttaataatataaatttagcggccaaagttggtctctatatttaAATTACGTTTTTTTAATTTACTATTAATCAAAATataacgaccaactttggtctgtaaaccaaatattatattttaatctgaaaaatagcgaccaaagttggtagttttttttaaattttttaaatttttttaaacataagcgaccaaaattggtcgctaattgcaagaatttaattatttttaaaacatAAGTGACAAAAATTGGTCgctattttccagaaattattttttttaatagaatagcaaccaaagttggtcgctttttaagAAATCTGGGTTAATTAGCGATCAACCTTGGtcgatgtcacgacccggatttttcaccctcgggagtcgtgatggagcctactcgtAGAAGATAGGCAAGACACAAAATTAGAAAGTCTTAACTCCACATGTGcctctacccagaactggtgtcacaacatttACTGACTGTCTAAGAATGCTACATACAAGTATCTGAGACAAAAGAAATAtagtctgtctcggatacaaaagaaaacagaacatctaaatagatagaagagatgacgggcctgcggacgcctgcaagactacctcgggatctcggtggactgaaggctggctctcgagctactgctgctgaccaTGTACTACTCCGATATcagcacagagtgcagagtgtagtatcagcacaaccgagcccatgtgctggtaagtgtctggcatAACTCTGtagaggtagtgacgaggctagcaccagactccagataaacctgtgcaattatatatatatatctatctatatatatatatatatatatatggaaacatgcttcggggaataacaggtaaaacagaatatcaaaggaagaatgaaggaatcaaaatcaaccactaacaagaataagggaaaacaaaggcagatttcattttcttttcacatcttgttgcaggcgtgcaacccgatccggattcctgtatctcgtggcaggcgtgccacccgctcccatttcattttatctcgtggtaggcgtaccacccgctcccatttcattatatcttgtggtaggcgcaCCACTCGCTTCCATATcattttatcttgtggtaggcgtaccacccgctcccatttcatttatcttgtggtaggcgtatcacccgctcccatttcatcatatcttgtggtaggcgtaccacccgctcccagttataagccaacaataatcacagaaaatcccggcaagggaacaagagcaatataacaactttccggcaagtgaacaatgatatttcaacaacatcccgacaagggaacaatactataaaaacaaacatcccggcaagggaacaatagtgataatacatatgaagcgcaataaaccgaaatggagtcataacaattacaacaCAAGACTCActggcatgcttgacaccaatgtatagatactcgtcaccatgcctatacgtcgtactccacaattagcatgtagcaaataagacacaacttctaatccctcaagctaaggttagaccaaacacttacctcgatgtctcgaacacaactcaagtttcaattatagatttaccccttgattccgccgccaattcgctcatatctagccacgggttacttaattacatcaataaacgttaaatgaatcaatttgaatgcatgaaaaaaaTGAGTTTTTCCAAAGTTTTTACCCAAAACGTAAAATtttcccccgggcccacgtggtcaaaacccaaggttcgtactaaaacccgattacccattcccccatgagctcaaatatgtaatttgttttgaaatcggacctcaaatcgaggtccaaatccctaattttttaaaaacctaggttttacccaaaatacccaattttccccatgaaaatcattgatttgaagttaaaatcatgttaaaagagtttaatgattgaataaaactagttaaaaatgacttacaattgatttggagaagaaaggttgtttgaaaaatcgcctcttatgttttatgggttttgaaaaatgcacaatgactgaaaatcccaactatttatacccctctcagactccctgtgcggaccgcacaaaatggactgcagctgcacaggccttcctgagggaACTACAGTCCAGTGCcatgtgcggactgcacaaagtcgACTATGGCCGCACAGTagcgccctgtgcggaccgcacaaagttgactGCAGCCGCACAACCTCCACCGCTCACCGCACTagtgggttcagagacctgcaacttctggttttatgTTTAAAAcatcctgaaactcacccgagccctcggaactccaaaccaagtgtgcatactaactcaaaaacattatgtggacctactcgtgcgatcacatcataaaaataacatgtaaaatcatgaattaaacctcaaaactcaacattttcatcaagaactctcaaagttcataactactcaaccggaagtccaattcacgtcaaataaactccgtttttcaccaaatttcacagaaacgTCTTAAATTATTTATAAGACCCAtatcgggcgccggaaccaaaatacaggcccgatactatcatgttctaagcaaatttcatttcaattttccttaaacaatttgagaaaacaatttcctttaaaaattcatttctcgggcttggaacctcggaattagattccgagcatacgcccaagtcccatattttcctatggaccctccgggaccatcaaatcacgagtccaggtccgtttacccaaaacattgaccgaagtcaaatttattcattttacagtcaaacatatcatttttcatagattttcacatttaagctttccggctacgcacctGGACTGCGAATGCAAATCAAGATGGTGCTAAGGGAGGTTTTAAAGGCCTCAAAATGAAGAATttcattgcaacacaagtgatgaccttttgggtcatcacattctccacctctaaaacaaccgtttgtcctcgaacggacagaagaaggaagtacctgagtcggggaaaaaatGGGGATAATGGCTCTTCATATCGAACTCGGaatcccaggtcgatgcctcaggaggctgacctctccactgaacacgaacagaaggaagaccctttgacctcaactgatgaacctgcaggtctagaatagctaccggctcctcctcataagacaagtcctcgtccaactggacagtactgaaatctaacacgtgcgatggatcgccCTAATACTTCTgtagcatggacacatgaaacactagatgcacggctgataagctcagcGGCAATGCATGTCTATAAGCCACCCCTCCCACTCAATCAAGGATCTCAAACAGACCAATGAACATAGGGCTAatctttcccttcttcccaaatctcatcacgcccttcataggcaacactcggAGCAATGCCCGttcaccgaccataaaagccacatctcgaaccttgcagtctatataactcttttgcctagactgagttgtacgaagcctatcctgaataatcctgaccttttccaaggcctcctgaaccagatccatacccaacaaccaagcctctccgGGCTCAAACCATTCGACCGGAGACCGaaaccgtctaccatataaaacctcacaaggagccatctggatactcgactggtagctattgctgtaggaaaactctgctaaaggcaaaaactgatcccatgagcctcaaAAGTCAATAAACTAATTCCCATGAGTCGGGTTTTGGCTCGACGGTTCGCTCGGACCTAAAAAGTCAATAAACTAATTCCTCCACTGTCgagccaaaaagtcaaaattgcccccgggcccatgtggtcaaaacccgagtttcgaaccaaaacccgattacccattccccacgagctcaaatatgtaaggATTTTGAAATTtcacctcaaatcgaggtccaaatccctaatttttgaaaaacctaggttctacccaaaacacccagtttcccccatgaaaatcattgatttgaagttgaaatcatgttaaaagatgctaatgattgaataaaactagttaaaaatgacttacaactgatttggagaagaaaggttgtttgaaaaatcgcctcttatgttttttaggttttgaaaaatgcacaatgactgaaaatcccgtctatttataaccctctcagaccccctgtgcggaccgcacaaaattgactgcggccgcacaggcacttcctgagggtactgcggtccagtgccctgtgcgaaccgcacaaagtcgactgcaGCCGTACAGCAGCTCcctgtgcgggccgcacaaagtcgaccgcggccgcacagcctccaccgtgCACCGCACAAGGtcaaccgcggaccgcactgttggGTTCGGAGAcgtgcaacttctggttttaagatTAAAACATCCTGaagcctacccgaaactcacccgagccctcggaactccaaaccaagtgttcatactaactcaaaaacatcatgtggacctact
This region includes:
- the LOC104212254 gene encoding organ-specific protein S2-like, with the translated sequence MKLHIAVIQLFSFALYTSSTNARKDPGEYWRVVMKDELMPEAIKHLMLRHSVPLSKEKTDCYTSSSIGGETFEPRPNMSGYHDDAKLKEAEKLLFTKDFEPRPTITGYHDDDAGLKQEKPFTKDFKPRPNASVYHD